The nucleotide sequence GTGTGGTGGTGGGGATGAGTTCGGTGTCTGCAAGAATAGACTGATAACATGTTGATGGCTTTTCACACGATGGGACTGCTTGCTGCGTCCGTCGTTGAGTCGCAAGCGGAAATTGATCCAGCAGCCAGCGCTGTGCGGCAGCTTGTGTTTAACATTCTGGGCTTACTGGTTGTGGGTGCCCCCGCGATCCTGTTCGCCGTGCTGGCTGTGGCGTCGCTGCTGCGTGATCGACCCTTGAGTGAACGGGTTATCGCACGCTGTGTGCAGACGGGAATCGTCACCGGCTTGCTGGCTGCGGTGTCCATTCTGGTCCTGATGCTCGTCTGGAGTGACACTCAGGTGCCGATCGAGATCGGCAGTTGGGTGAACGTTGAGAATCACGACCTCCATAAGAAGTACCACTTCGTCTTCAAATTTGAGTTCGATCGCCTGTCTGTGCCGTTTGTGATACTGACGTTCGTGCTGTGCGGTACCATCGGCGCGTTTGCCAATCGGTACATGCATCGCGAGAAGGGCTTCAACCGGTTCTTCACCCTGCTGTCACTTTTCGTCGTGGGCATGGTTACCACGTCATTGGCAGGAACGATTGAGACCCTTTTCACGGGATGGGAACTTGTCGGTCTGTCATCGGCATTGCTCGTCGCTTTTTTTCATGAGCGGCCTGCTCCGTCGACCAACGGTCTGCATGTCTGGATCGTCTATCGTGTTTCGGATGCCGCTTTGCTGCTGGCTGCGGTGGCTTTGCACCACATGAAAGGGGAAGGCAACTTCGATCACTTCCTTTCGGGACAATGGCCGGAAGCAACGACGTTTCTCGAACCCCGGCAGGCCTTCTTTGTGGGGGTGCTGCTGCTGGTGGCAGCGATGGGCAAGTCGGCGATGGTCCCTTTTTCCGGTTGGCTTCCCCGAGCGATGGAGGGTCCAACTCCGTCCAGTGCCATCTTCTACGGGGCGCTTTCCGTTCATCTGGGGGCATTCCTGCTGCTCCGTTTCAGCCCGATCATCGCCCGGTCCCCCGCTCTCCAGATATTGATCATCGTCGTCGGGCTGGCAACGGCGATCTTTGGCACGTTCGCGGGAACGGTGCAGACCGACATCAAGAGCGCTCTTTCGTTTGCTTCGATGTCACAAGTCGGCCTGATTTTTGCCGAGATCGGGTGTGGCTTTCAGTATGTCGCTCTGGTTCATATTCTCGGGCATGGTTGTCTGAGAACGCTGCAATTTCTGAGGGCACCGACGCTATTACATGACTATAGGTCAATGGAAGACGCCATCGGGGGACGACTGCCTCAGTTTTCAGTGGCATGGCTGAGACGGGCTCCCGAAAAGTCGCGCGTCTGGTATTACCGGGTTGCTCTGGAACGTGGGTACATGGACGCTTACCTGCAGGACTATGTCGTCCGGCCATTTTTGTCGGCACTCCGCAAATGCGATCAACTTGAACGCCGCTGGACGTGCTTCCTTTCCGGAAAGCCCCATCCTGAAACCACTCCTGAAGAGGCTTCTGCCTTACTGGAGGAGCTGCAATGAGCGAACTTCACTTTCCCTGGATGGAAGCATCCGTCTTCATCGCTCTGTTCGGTGCTTTCTGGGTCGCGCTGGTTCGCGATCAGTTTGTTGCCAGTCGGTACTCCTTGTTCTTCACGACACTTGTACTGATCACCACCACGGGGGCCTGGATCGACTATGAGTTCGTCAACCCCTACAACGCCAGGCCTAGTGACGCTCAGGACTACTGGAATCCATTAACTAAACTCGTGGGTCGGGAAATCTTCGTGATTGACCCGCTCAGTTCTCCACTGCTGTCGCTCGTTGCGTTGCTCTATTTTCTGGTTTCGCTGACCACACTCCGTACCAAGATTCGTCGATTCAGCTTTGCCTGGACACTGGCATCGGAAGCCATAGTCCTCGCGACATTCGCTTGTGAGGACCCCTGGCTGATTACCGGTCTGCTTGCAGTTGGCACGATTCAGCCGTATCTCGAATTGCGCTCCCGGGGCCAAAGTACGCGAGTCTATGTGCTGCACATGGCCCTGTTCATTATTCTGCTGGTCGTTGGTCAGGCCGCTGTCGAGTACGAAGGTCGTGAGAAGCAGGTCCATTCCCTGTGGGCGATCGTGCCGCTGTTGATTGCCGTGTTCATTCGGAGTGGGATCGCCCCCTTTCATTGCTGGATGAGTGACCTCTTCGAGCGAGCGACTTTCGGGACGGCTCTGCTGGTGGCGATGCCGCTGGTCGGTGCGTACGCCACGATTCGTCTGGTTCTGCCCATCGCTCCTGACTGGGTCTTGCGGACCATTGGCGTCTTGTCGCTTTTAACTGCGGTCTACGCGTCGGGCATTGCCCTGGTTCAGACGGATACCCGGCGATTCTTCTGTTATCTCTTTCTCAGCCATTCCGCCCTGGTGCTGGTGGGGTTAGAGGCCGTGACGCCAATCAGCCTGACGGGTGCGTTGTGCGTCTGGATGGCGCTGAGCATCTCGCTGGGAGGGTTCGGATTGACGTTGCGGGCGCTGGAGGCGCGGCGAGGTCGACTTTCGCTGAATGAGTTTCAAGGGCTCTATGATCATACTCCCGCCCTGGCCGTGCTCTTCATGGTCACTGGTTTGGCCAGTGTCGGTTTCCCGGGGACCTTTGGGTTCGTGGGGACAGAGATGCTGGTCGATGGTGCCGTCGAGGACTTCCCGTATATCGGTGTCGCCGTTGTTGTGGCCGCGACACTCAACGGGATCGCGGTTGTTCATGCCTATTTCCGGCTGTTCACAGGAACGCGTCACCAGTCACTGGTGTCGTTAGGGATCGGTCGTCGCGAGCGGTTCGCGGTCGTCACTCTGACCGCGTTGATCTTCCTTGGCGGCCTCATCCCTCAGTTCAATGTGACGTCACGACACCGGGCGGCCGATCGGATCCTCCGT is from Schlesneria sp. DSM 10557 and encodes:
- a CDS encoding proton-conducting transporter membrane subunit, producing MLMAFHTMGLLAASVVESQAEIDPAASAVRQLVFNILGLLVVGAPAILFAVLAVASLLRDRPLSERVIARCVQTGIVTGLLAAVSILVLMLVWSDTQVPIEIGSWVNVENHDLHKKYHFVFKFEFDRLSVPFVILTFVLCGTIGAFANRYMHREKGFNRFFTLLSLFVVGMVTTSLAGTIETLFTGWELVGLSSALLVAFFHERPAPSTNGLHVWIVYRVSDAALLLAAVALHHMKGEGNFDHFLSGQWPEATTFLEPRQAFFVGVLLLVAAMGKSAMVPFSGWLPRAMEGPTPSSAIFYGALSVHLGAFLLLRFSPIIARSPALQILIIVVGLATAIFGTFAGTVQTDIKSALSFASMSQVGLIFAEIGCGFQYVALVHILGHGCLRTLQFLRAPTLLHDYRSMEDAIGGRLPQFSVAWLRRAPEKSRVWYYRVALERGYMDAYLQDYVVRPFLSALRKCDQLERRWTCFLSGKPHPETTPEEASALLEELQ
- a CDS encoding proton-conducting transporter membrane subunit, with translation MSELHFPWMEASVFIALFGAFWVALVRDQFVASRYSLFFTTLVLITTTGAWIDYEFVNPYNARPSDAQDYWNPLTKLVGREIFVIDPLSSPLLSLVALLYFLVSLTTLRTKIRRFSFAWTLASEAIVLATFACEDPWLITGLLAVGTIQPYLELRSRGQSTRVYVLHMALFIILLVVGQAAVEYEGREKQVHSLWAIVPLLIAVFIRSGIAPFHCWMSDLFERATFGTALLVAMPLVGAYATIRLVLPIAPDWVLRTIGVLSLLTAVYASGIALVQTDTRRFFCYLFLSHSALVLVGLEAVTPISLTGALCVWMALSISLGGFGLTLRALEARRGRLSLNEFQGLYDHTPALAVLFMVTGLASVGFPGTFGFVGTEMLVDGAVEDFPYIGVAVVVAATLNGIAVVHAYFRLFTGTRHQSLVSLGIGRRERFAVVTLTALIFLGGLIPQFNVTSRHRAADRILRARSQLSQVHSLTDYLGFDTDGH